A region from the Flavobacteriales bacterium genome encodes:
- a CDS encoding DEAD/DEAH box helicase — translation MEMETFDIEAKQDGKKLYDYQLKDLKEIFTRIDEHPDNYNLLYQLPTGGGKTVIFSEISRQYIENTGKKVLILTHRVELCKQTDRMLHGFGIKNKVIDSKVKELPDQSDYKCFVAMVETLNNRLLDEKFELEDIGLVIIDEAHYNSFNKLFKYFEDRFILGVTATPLSSNVKLPMKNNYDELITGFDIAALIKEGYLAKAVTYSYDVGLTSLKIGINGDYTVKSSELLYTDYPMQEKLLFAYEEKAKGTKTLIFNNGINTSKQVYETFKEAGYNIRHLDNKNSKAEREEILYWFKTTPDAILTSVSILTTGFDEPTVETIVLNRATKSLALYFQMIGRGSRVLPDKKEFSVIDLGNNAARFGLWYEKVDWQYIFRVPDLYLETIQTDEEIEKNFVYKMPPEVRAQFPNSKELDFDVKARYKQVLSQHQRPKLVIEESINQHATICCENAEDAYDARKLAELLEDDIKDRVRRYTYCICKSTPSYVQWLEDDYTRKLRVEIGKRF, via the coding sequence ATGGAGATGGAAACCTTCGATATTGAAGCGAAACAAGACGGGAAAAAATTATATGATTATCAATTAAAAGATTTAAAAGAAATCTTTACTAGAATTGATGAGCATCCAGATAACTATAACTTATTGTATCAGTTACCAACTGGGGGAGGAAAAACAGTTATTTTTTCTGAAATTTCTAGGCAATATATTGAGAATACAGGAAAGAAAGTATTGATTCTAACACATCGAGTGGAGCTGTGTAAGCAAACAGATAGAATGCTACATGGATTTGGAATTAAGAACAAAGTAATAGACAGTAAAGTAAAGGAGCTTCCTGACCAATCCGATTATAAGTGTTTTGTAGCAATGGTAGAAACACTGAATAATCGTCTGTTAGATGAGAAGTTTGAGTTGGAAGATATTGGGCTTGTTATTATTGATGAGGCACATTACAACTCTTTTAATAAGTTATTCAAATACTTTGAAGATCGTTTTATTTTAGGAGTAACAGCTACCCCTTTGAGTTCAAATGTAAAGCTTCCTATGAAGAATAATTACGATGAACTAATAACAGGGTTTGATATTGCTGCTTTGATTAAAGAGGGGTACTTAGCAAAAGCTGTAACTTATAGTTATGATGTTGGATTAACATCACTTAAAATTGGGATTAATGGAGATTATACTGTAAAATCTTCAGAATTATTATACACCGATTACCCAATGCAAGAAAAGTTATTGTTTGCATATGAGGAAAAGGCTAAAGGGACCAAAACATTGATTTTCAATAACGGAATTAATACTTCAAAACAGGTTTATGAAACTTTCAAAGAAGCGGGGTATAATATTCGTCATTTAGATAATAAAAATAGTAAAGCTGAGCGAGAAGAAATCTTGTATTGGTTTAAAACGACACCAGATGCTATTCTTACTTCAGTTAGTATTTTAACTACTGGGTTTGATGAACCAACAGTAGAAACAATTGTTTTAAATAGAGCGACCAAATCATTAGCATTATATTTCCAAATGATTGGAAGAGGCTCGCGTGTATTACCTGATAAAAAAGAATTTTCAGTCATTGATTTAGGGAACAATGCTGCTCGTTTTGGTCTTTGGTATGAGAAAGTTGATTGGCAGTATATTTTTAGAGTTCCAGATTTATATTTAGAGACCATTCAAACGGATGAGGAAATAGAGAAAAACTTTGTCTATAAAATGCCTCCTGAAGTTAGGGCTCAATTCCCTAATTCTAAAGAGCTAGATTTTGATGTAAAAGCAAGATATAAGCAGGTGTTATCTCAACATCAGCGTCCTAAGTTGGTAATAGAAGAATCTATTAATCAACATGCAACGATTTGTTGTGAAAACGCAGAAGATGCTTATGATGCTAGAAAATTAGCAGAATTGTTGGAAGATGACATCAAGGATCGTGTTAGACGTTATACTTATTGTATTTGCAAAAGTACACCAAGTTACGTACAGTGGTTAGAAGATGATTATACTCGAAAACTAAGAGTTGAAATAGGAAAACGCTTTTAA
- a CDS encoding acyltransferase, with product MNYIKGYDTLRAFSIILVVVSHLLPAGYAFYDTRMWIVVSGTTGVQIFFTLSGFLITTILLKERGKKGKINFKNFFARRFIRLLPPLILFYAIIAVFMLRGDISSTLIGYVFSVFYVYNFVHHDYYTVELGHTWSLAVEEQFYLTWPFILSLFKRVNQLYFIVGGILIMCLIGYYLFPTLAVADHYHTDRWFFPAVAPIIVGSLFAILNNRYSEKWKIHFHSKYWYLIAGIGLFLYPLYSLELLLVTAPIFQAVGVSLGLIWLLYNQSSKITAILDNLLFRYIGKISYGIYVYQGFFLRTGPGGELAVQQYPLNILLVLLMAVLSYELYEKPILQLKKKFV from the coding sequence ATGAACTATATTAAAGGATATGATACTTTGCGCGCTTTTTCAATTATTTTAGTTGTCGTATCTCATCTTTTACCAGCCGGTTATGCCTTTTATGATACTCGGATGTGGATTGTTGTCTCGGGGACAACTGGCGTTCAGATTTTTTTCACATTAAGTGGTTTTTTAATCACCACCATTTTACTAAAAGAGCGAGGTAAAAAAGGGAAAATCAATTTTAAAAACTTCTTTGCAAGACGTTTTATACGTTTGCTTCCTCCATTGATTTTATTTTACGCTATCATAGCAGTATTTATGCTCAGAGGGGATATTTCCTCAACGTTGATAGGGTATGTGTTTTCAGTGTTTTATGTCTATAATTTTGTGCATCACGATTACTATACAGTTGAATTGGGACATACTTGGTCATTAGCAGTTGAGGAACAGTTTTATTTAACTTGGCCATTTATCCTTAGCCTGTTTAAAAGAGTAAACCAGTTGTATTTTATTGTAGGAGGAATATTGATCATGTGTTTAATTGGATATTATCTTTTCCCGACGTTAGCTGTAGCTGACCATTATCATACAGACCGTTGGTTCTTTCCAGCTGTAGCCCCGATAATAGTAGGGAGTCTTTTTGCGATACTCAATAATCGATACTCAGAAAAATGGAAGATTCATTTCCATAGTAAGTATTGGTATTTAATTGCTGGAATAGGCTTATTTCTTTATCCCCTTTATTCGTTAGAACTGTTACTAGTTACTGCACCAATTTTTCAGGCTGTTGGCGTAAGTTTAGGATTAATATGGTTGTTATACAATCAGTCATCAAAAATAACAGCAATTCTAGACAATCTTTTGTTTAGATATATCGGGAAAATATCTTATGGAATATACGTTTATCAGGGGTTTTTCTTACGAACTGGACCTGGGGGAGAACTGGCAGTTCAGCAATATCCTTTAAATATTTTGTTGGTACTTTTAATGGCTGTGCTTTCATACGAATTGTATGAGAAGCCCATTTTACAATTGAAGAAAAAGTTTGTTTAG
- a CDS encoding DMT family transporter: protein MKAHIALFSVNLIYALSYGISKEIMGEYIPSSLFILFRVLGAGLLFWLFFFKTEKIQTVDYFKIALAAAFGIAFNKLLLYEGLGHTSAINTSIIMVSSPILVLIIASFLLRERLSFLKITGVTIGLTGAISLILFGNQTETGQVNWYGDALILLNATLYSFYLVIIKPLMNKYSPYTFVKWAFTFGLIYVLPFGIAEMPNANWDMPLDVILKIIAVVFFATFCTYLFTVYAITKVSPTVVSSYIYLQPIFATLFGIYFGTESISTFKIICGLAIFIGVYLIGLTPKKALTTPKNA from the coding sequence ATGAAAGCACACATCGCTTTATTTTCTGTTAATTTAATCTACGCGCTAAGCTATGGGATTTCTAAAGAAATTATGGGGGAATATATTCCATCCTCTTTATTTATCTTATTTAGAGTCTTAGGGGCTGGGCTTTTATTTTGGCTGTTCTTTTTTAAAACAGAAAAAATTCAAACCGTTGATTATTTTAAGATTGCACTGGCTGCTGCATTTGGTATTGCGTTCAATAAACTATTATTATACGAAGGTTTAGGGCACACTTCTGCTATCAATACTTCTATCATAATGGTGAGTTCGCCTATACTCGTCTTAATTATCGCTAGTTTTCTATTACGTGAACGTTTATCCTTTCTGAAAATAACTGGTGTCACAATAGGATTAACGGGCGCCATTTCTCTCATATTATTTGGAAATCAAACAGAAACAGGACAAGTCAATTGGTATGGAGATGCTTTAATTTTATTGAATGCTACGTTATACTCTTTTTACCTGGTAATTATTAAACCTTTAATGAATAAATATAGTCCATATACTTTCGTAAAATGGGCGTTTACATTTGGTTTAATCTATGTACTTCCTTTTGGAATTGCAGAAATGCCTAATGCCAATTGGGATATGCCCCTTGACGTTATTTTAAAGATCATTGCCGTGGTATTCTTTGCTACATTTTGCACCTATTTATTTACGGTATATGCGATTACCAAAGTTAGCCCTACGGTGGTCAGTTCATATATCTATTTACAACCTATTTTTGCTACATTATTTGGGATTTACTTTGGAACAGAAAGCATTTCCACCTTTAAAATTATTTGTGGTTTAGCCATATTCATAGGGGTTTATTTAATTGGATTAACCCCTAAAAAAGCATTAACAACACCCAAAAATGCCTAA
- a CDS encoding (Fe-S)-binding protein produces MSEKIKVPTVAEMVAAGEVPEILFWVGCSGSFDDRAKKITKAVVKILHHAGIKFAVLGTEESCTGDPAKRAGNEFTFMMQAVQNIQVLNGYEIKKIVTACPHCFNTIKNEYPELGGNYDVVHHSQLINTLLKEGKISVKDGGDFKGKKITFHDPCYLGRANDVYEAPRELLSKLDSELVEMKRCKTKGLCCGAGGAQMFKEAEKGDKEVNVERTEDVLEAKANVVATGCPFCNTMMTDGVKHFNKEDEIEVLDIAEMIANAADL; encoded by the coding sequence ATGAGTGAAAAAATAAAAGTTCCAACAGTTGCAGAAATGGTTGCTGCAGGAGAAGTTCCGGAAATCTTATTTTGGGTAGGATGTTCAGGTAGTTTTGATGATAGAGCCAAAAAAATAACCAAAGCTGTAGTAAAAATTTTACATCATGCTGGGATTAAGTTCGCTGTTCTAGGAACTGAAGAGTCTTGTACAGGTGATCCAGCTAAAAGAGCAGGAAACGAATTTACTTTTATGATGCAAGCTGTTCAAAATATTCAGGTGTTGAATGGATATGAAATCAAAAAGATTGTAACTGCTTGTCCACATTGTTTTAATACGATTAAAAACGAATATCCTGAACTAGGGGGGAATTATGATGTGGTACACCATTCTCAGTTAATCAATACTTTATTAAAAGAAGGTAAGATTTCTGTAAAAGATGGAGGAGATTTTAAAGGGAAGAAGATTACGTTCCACGACCCTTGTTATTTAGGTAGAGCTAATGATGTTTACGAAGCACCAAGAGAGTTATTATCCAAATTGGATAGTGAGTTGGTAGAAATGAAACGTTGTAAAACTAAAGGCCTATGTTGTGGGGCTGGAGGTGCTCAAATGTTTAAAGAAGCAGAGAAAGGTGATAAAGAAGTAAATGTTGAGCGTACAGAAGATGTGCTAGAAGCTAAGGCAAATGTTGTAGCCACTGGATGCCCTTTCTGTAATACAATGATGACTGATGGTGTAAAACACTTCAATAAAGAAGATGAAATAGAAGTGTTAGATATTGCTGAAATGATTGCTAATGCCGCTGACTTATAA
- a CDS encoding DMT family transporter: MPKNFKAHIALFSVNLIYALSFGFSKDVMDGYIPAFTFILFRVLGATFLFWLLFFKTEKIERKDYGKFAIAGIFGVAANQLMFFEGLDHTSTINASIIMVSTPILVLIFSAFLIKERISRRKILGVFIGLIGAVSLILFKGNSIQNEATFYGDLFIFLNASSYALYLVLVKPLMNKYSPYTVIKWVFTFGLIYVIPFGVSQFGATNFDMDSNIILKVIFIIVFTTFLTYLLTMYGLNKVSPTTVSSYVYLQPVLTTIIALILGFEQPTWINLFCGLLIFIGVYLVSFKPKTLHKKKAH, translated from the coding sequence ATGCCTAAAAACTTTAAAGCACATATTGCGCTCTTCTCGGTTAACTTAATTTATGCCTTGAGTTTCGGGTTTTCTAAAGATGTTATGGATGGATATATTCCTGCTTTTACCTTTATTTTATTTAGAGTTTTAGGGGCTACTTTTTTGTTTTGGCTACTCTTTTTTAAAACGGAAAAAATTGAACGAAAAGATTACGGGAAATTTGCTATAGCTGGTATTTTTGGTGTTGCAGCAAACCAACTCATGTTTTTTGAAGGCTTAGATCACACCTCTACCATTAATGCTTCTATTATTATGGTGAGCACACCAATACTTGTACTAATATTTTCTGCTTTTTTAATCAAAGAGCGGATCTCTAGAAGGAAAATACTAGGTGTTTTTATTGGACTAATTGGAGCTGTTTCCTTGATCTTATTTAAAGGTAATTCTATTCAAAATGAGGCAACCTTTTATGGAGATTTATTTATTTTTTTAAATGCTAGTTCTTATGCGCTATACTTAGTTTTAGTAAAGCCTCTAATGAATAAATACTCTCCTTATACCGTCATCAAATGGGTCTTTACTTTTGGGTTAATTTATGTTATTCCATTTGGAGTAAGTCAATTTGGTGCTACTAACTTTGATATGGATTCAAATATAATTCTAAAAGTTATCTTTATCATTGTATTCACCACATTCCTCACCTATCTATTAACGATGTATGGCTTAAACAAAGTAAGTCCAACAACTGTAAGTTCTTATGTCTACTTACAACCTGTTTTAACAACAATTATTGCTTTAATTCTTGGTTTTGAACAACCTACATGGATTAATTTATTTTGTGGCTTATTAATCTTCATTGGTGTTTACCTCGTTAGTTTTAAGCCTAAAACTTTGCACAAAAAAAAGGCACATTAA
- the truA gene encoding tRNA pseudouridine(38-40) synthase TruA, producing MRYFVQIAYNGKDFHGWQVQPNANTVQAEVNKALTTYFNNGPIHCVGCGRTDTGVHASDFYLHFDIDKAIDTEETTYRINRILPFTIVVKRFIKVEDHQHTRFDALSRTYEYHIHTQKNPFILEGSLFYPYPLDIKRMNEACQLLFNYSDFTSFSKVHSDAKTNICKIMYAKWEVNNDQIVFTIQADRFLRNMVRAIVGTLLKVGQHKLSINDFANIIEAKDRCEAGKSVDGKGLYLSKVEYDFID from the coding sequence ATGCGCTACTTTGTTCAAATTGCATATAACGGAAAAGATTTTCACGGTTGGCAAGTTCAACCCAATGCGAATACTGTTCAAGCTGAAGTAAACAAAGCACTAACCACTTATTTTAATAATGGTCCAATTCATTGTGTGGGATGTGGTAGAACAGATACAGGCGTTCATGCTTCAGACTTTTACCTCCATTTCGATATTGATAAAGCAATTGATACAGAAGAAACGACTTACCGTATTAATCGCATTTTACCCTTTACAATTGTCGTCAAACGTTTTATAAAAGTAGAAGACCACCAACATACACGTTTTGATGCGCTATCCAGAACTTACGAATACCATATTCATACACAAAAAAATCCTTTTATTCTAGAAGGTTCACTCTTCTACCCCTACCCATTGGATATTAAGCGTATGAATGAGGCTTGTCAGTTATTATTTAACTATAGTGATTTTACTTCATTTAGCAAAGTGCATTCAGATGCCAAGACAAACATTTGCAAAATCATGTATGCCAAATGGGAAGTCAATAATGATCAAATAGTATTTACTATTCAAGCTGATCGTTTTTTGAGAAACATGGTAAGAGCTATAGTAGGTACGTTGCTAAAAGTTGGTCAGCACAAGCTCTCTATTAATGATTTTGCTAATATCATTGAAGCTAAAGATCGCTGTGAAGCTGGAAAATCTGTAGATGGTAAAGGCTTGTATTTATCTAAAGTTGAATACGACTTTATTGACTAA
- a CDS encoding enoyl-CoA hydratase/isomerase family protein, with protein MHATELGNVEIQINDKGIATIEFSHPLSNSLPGKILQKLANTITEAGNNDAIKVIILKSAGERAFCAGASFDELIAIDDLDTGKTFFSGFANVINAARKCPKLIIGRVQGKAVGGGVGMASAVDYCFATKFAAVKLSELAVGIGPFVVGPAVERKIGTSAMSQLAINATEWYPANWAREKGLYTDVYETAEEMDEAIEVLAHKLANSNPEAMQLLKQIFWEGTENWDSLLSERAAMSGKLVLSDFTKNAINAFKKK; from the coding sequence ATGCACGCTACTGAATTAGGAAACGTTGAAATACAAATAAACGACAAAGGAATTGCAACCATTGAGTTTTCTCACCCACTAAGCAATTCTTTACCTGGAAAAATTCTTCAAAAATTGGCTAATACGATTACTGAAGCAGGGAACAATGATGCCATAAAAGTTATTATTTTAAAATCTGCTGGAGAAAGAGCTTTTTGCGCTGGTGCTAGCTTTGACGAATTAATTGCTATTGATGACTTGGATACTGGAAAAACATTTTTCTCTGGTTTTGCCAATGTAATTAATGCTGCGCGTAAATGTCCCAAATTAATCATTGGAAGAGTTCAAGGAAAAGCTGTTGGTGGAGGTGTTGGAATGGCGAGTGCCGTTGACTACTGTTTTGCGACTAAATTTGCAGCAGTTAAACTGAGTGAATTAGCTGTTGGAATTGGACCTTTTGTTGTAGGACCTGCAGTTGAGCGAAAAATAGGAACTTCTGCTATGAGTCAACTAGCAATCAATGCTACTGAATGGTACCCTGCTAACTGGGCGAGAGAAAAAGGACTCTATACTGATGTCTATGAAACTGCTGAAGAAATGGATGAGGCGATAGAAGTATTAGCTCATAAACTAGCAAACTCTAATCCTGAAGCAATGCAGTTATTAAAACAAATTTTCTGGGAAGGTACCGAAAATTGGGATAGTCTATTGAGTGAGCGTGCTGCTATGAGCGGTAAATTAGTACTCTCTGATTTTACTAAGAATGCGATCAATGCTTTTAAGAAAAAATAA
- a CDS encoding (Fe-S)-binding protein yields MLASIIFVVLLVGAGVFFGKNIMRISGNIKLGKELDRTDNSGERWKNMIRVALGQGKMTRRPIAGILHILVYVGFVIINIEVLEIIIDGITGHHRVFAGLGGLYDALIGSFEILAFLVWLSCIIFLIRRNVITIPRFHKPELKGWAFDDANIILVSEVLLMSAFLIMNASDAILQSRGVGHYVEAGSFPISGLLVPLFDGLSDGTLIFIERGTWWFHIMGILAFLNFLPYSKHFHILLAFPNTYYANLKAKGQFTNLAAVKEEVEKMFDPNFDPYAAPPEGGEIAEPERFGAKDVLDLTWKQLLDSYTCTECGRCTDSCPANQTGKKLSPRKIMMDVRDRVEEIGEEAKKAKKEGKEFNDGKSLLGDYITEEEVWACTSCNACVMECPINIDPLSVIVDLRRYLVMEESKVPSELAGMLTNIENNGAPWQFSPTDRLKWADED; encoded by the coding sequence ATGTTGGCAAGTATAATATTTGTAGTGTTACTAGTAGGTGCGGGAGTATTTTTTGGGAAAAATATCATGCGTATTTCTGGTAATATAAAGCTAGGGAAAGAGTTAGATCGTACGGATAATAGTGGGGAACGATGGAAAAATATGATTCGTGTTGCGCTCGGACAAGGAAAAATGACGAGAAGACCAATCGCAGGAATTTTACATATTTTGGTTTATGTAGGATTTGTGATTATCAATATTGAGGTGTTAGAAATTATTATTGATGGAATTACGGGGCACCACAGAGTATTTGCTGGACTAGGAGGATTATATGACGCATTAATTGGTTCGTTTGAAATCTTAGCGTTTTTAGTTTGGCTATCTTGTATCATTTTCTTAATAAGAAGGAACGTCATTACTATTCCTCGTTTTCATAAACCAGAATTAAAAGGATGGGCATTTGATGATGCAAATATCATTTTGGTGTCAGAAGTTTTATTGATGTCAGCATTTTTAATTATGAATGCTTCAGATGCAATATTACAGTCAAGAGGTGTAGGACATTATGTAGAAGCTGGTTCGTTTCCAATTAGTGGATTATTAGTTCCTTTGTTTGATGGATTATCTGACGGGACGCTAATTTTTATTGAGCGAGGAACATGGTGGTTTCATATTATGGGAATTTTAGCATTCTTGAATTTCCTCCCGTATTCGAAGCATTTTCATATTTTATTGGCTTTTCCAAATACCTATTATGCCAATCTAAAAGCCAAAGGACAGTTTACTAATTTAGCTGCTGTTAAAGAAGAGGTTGAAAAAATGTTTGATCCTAATTTTGATCCCTATGCAGCTCCGCCAGAAGGAGGAGAGATAGCAGAACCAGAGCGTTTTGGAGCAAAAGATGTATTGGATTTAACTTGGAAGCAATTATTGGATTCATATACTTGTACTGAGTGTGGAAGATGTACAGATTCATGCCCTGCGAATCAAACAGGAAAGAAACTTTCTCCTAGAAAAATCATGATGGATGTTCGTGATAGAGTTGAAGAAATAGGAGAGGAAGCTAAAAAAGCGAAGAAAGAAGGAAAAGAATTTAACGATGGTAAATCTTTACTTGGAGATTATATTACAGAGGAGGAAGTATGGGCTTGTACAAGTTGTAATGCTTGTGTAATGGAATGTCCGATTAATATTGATCCATTAAGTGTTATCGTCGATTTAAGAAGATATTTAGTTATGGAAGAATCTAAAGTTCCAAGTGAGTTGGCAGGAATGCTAACGAATATTGAGAACAATGGAGCGCCATGGCAATTCTCACCAACAGACCGTTTGAAATGGGCTGATGAAGATTAA
- a CDS encoding UDP-N-acetylmuramoyl-tripeptide--D-alanyl-D-alanine ligase: MSIAQLHELFTKSSGVCTDTRNIIKDSIFFALKGANFNGNKFAVKALEEGCAYAVIDEAEFNMHDNCILVDDVLKTLQDLAHFHRKQFQIPVLGITGSNGKTTSKELIGAVLNQKFNLLMTQGNLNNHIGVPLTLLQLNEKHRFAIIEMGANKPKDIKELVEIAAPTHGIITNIGAAHLEGFGSLMGVINTKKELYDYISEHEGVLFYNNDDEILKNILPNNTENNEYGTTEGTVRGELKELTPYVRFRWNFKSTYSSPILTSKLVGKYNFTNFIAAACIGKYFKVDNDKIGKALENYTPTNNRSQVSVIESNTYIVDCYNANPTSMLSALESFVEITHDNKVAILGDMLELGHYSSDEHKKIVTYLLQHNIKALLVGPEFGKNNNSFESFQSVDELIKSGKHQLNDALILLKGSRGIQLEKILKS, from the coding sequence ATGAGTATTGCACAACTACATGAGTTATTTACAAAATCTTCTGGTGTCTGTACAGATACTAGGAACATTATAAAAGATAGTATTTTTTTCGCGCTTAAGGGAGCTAACTTTAATGGTAATAAATTTGCTGTAAAGGCGCTCGAAGAAGGATGTGCTTACGCAGTTATCGATGAGGCTGAATTTAATATGCACGACAACTGTATTTTAGTTGATGATGTCCTAAAAACGTTGCAAGATTTAGCTCACTTTCATCGTAAACAGTTTCAAATCCCTGTATTAGGAATTACTGGTAGTAACGGAAAAACAACCAGTAAGGAATTGATTGGGGCTGTACTAAATCAAAAGTTTAACTTATTGATGACTCAGGGTAACCTCAATAATCATATTGGTGTTCCATTAACCTTATTACAATTGAACGAAAAACATCGGTTTGCGATCATTGAAATGGGGGCAAATAAACCGAAAGACATCAAGGAATTGGTAGAAATAGCAGCTCCTACACACGGTATTATAACCAATATTGGCGCTGCGCACCTCGAAGGTTTTGGTTCTTTGATGGGTGTGATTAATACTAAAAAAGAGTTATACGATTATATCTCTGAGCATGAGGGAGTTTTATTCTACAATAACGATGATGAAATTCTAAAAAATATCTTACCTAATAATACGGAGAACAATGAATATGGTACAACAGAAGGAACGGTAAGAGGTGAATTAAAAGAACTCACTCCTTATGTTCGATTCAGGTGGAACTTTAAATCGACTTATTCGTCTCCTATTCTGACTTCTAAATTGGTTGGAAAATACAACTTCACCAACTTCATTGCGGCAGCCTGTATTGGTAAATATTTTAAAGTTGATAACGATAAAATTGGAAAAGCTTTAGAAAATTACACCCCTACCAATAACCGTTCACAAGTTTCTGTAATTGAATCAAACACCTATATAGTTGATTGTTATAACGCTAACCCAACAAGCATGCTTTCTGCTTTAGAGAGTTTTGTAGAAATTACTCATGATAATAAGGTTGCCATACTTGGTGATATGCTGGAACTTGGGCATTATTCATCTGATGAGCACAAAAAAATAGTAACTTACTTATTACAACATAACATCAAAGCATTGTTAGTTGGCCCTGAATTTGGTAAAAACAACAATTCTTTTGAGTCATTTCAATCCGTTGATGAATTGATTAAATCTGGTAAGCATCAATTGAATGACGCTTTAATATTGTTAAAAGGCTCTAGAGGGATTCAATTAGAAAAGATTTTGAAGAGTTGA